TCCGGCGGGTCGAACAGACCCCCGGCTTCGTCTCGATGGATTGGCAGCCCGGAACCGAGACCGAGCCGCCGGCCCGCCTCGTGGCCGGCCTCTGAACAGCGGGGATAGCGGGAAACTGCCCAAATAGCGGGCAAAACCGCCTCCTCGGCCCTGTTTTTGCCGTTTTCTCGGCCGTTGCCGCCGCAATATTGCCGGCGACGACCATCAGATTCGTTTGGACGTCGCGGGTGATTCGCCCGCGTCTTGAAGGATTTAGACCATGATACGGTCGTCCGGCACGGCAGGCTTCCAGAGCTGCCCTGCCCCTGTGGCATCTTCCCGGCTGACGAATGCGATCGCCGCGTCGCTCGCGATTTGCGCGCTGACGCTTTGCCTGGTCGTCACGATCACGGTGCTGTCGAGCAACGTCACCATGGCGATGCCGATCCCGTCATAGCTCACATCCTCGCAGGTAGGCACCTTTCCGCGCCAGGGCGCGGTGGAGACAACGCGGCTCGAACGATGAAGACACCTGTCGGACTTGTGACCGTGACGCTGACGGTGGCGATCCTGCTGGCCGCATCGCTCTTGATCGTGACCGGCACGCGCGGCGAAGGCCGTGCGCATCCGATGCGCATCATGACGCCTACGCCCAACCCTGCCGCCCGATAAGCCCCCGCGTGCTCAGTTCCATTTGTGGAAGATGAAGAACGCGCCGACGGCGATGAAGGCAAAGCCCAGCACGTGATTCCAGCCCAGGGGCTCCTTCAGGTACAGCACCGAGAAGCAGGCAAACACGACCAGCGTGATCACCTCCTGCATAGTTTTGAGCTGCGCCGCCGAGTAGACCGCGCTGCCCCAGCGATTGGCCGGCACCGCCAGCCAGTATTCGAAGAAGGCGATGCCCCAGCTCACGAGGACGACGATAGGGAGTGGATGCTTGAACTTGAGATGACCGTACCAGGCAAAGGTCATGAAGACGTTCGAGGCGAACAGCATCAGGATCGGCAGCAGCGAAGGCGAAATGGCGGGCATCGATGTCCTTTTGAAATTCCGGCAGGTTGTAACCCGGATGTGGGTTCCACGCGGATCTGCATATCATTTGATTTGAAAGCATTGAAAGCTCGAGCGACCGGGGCGAGTAGGCCTTAACGCTGCCGACGGAAATGCCGGCGACGTTGCGGACCTGTCGTCAAACGCCGGCCCTATTGTTTGTTCGACAGCAACGAGAGCGAGCATGCGGTTCGACTGGCGTGCAATTTCAGGTCCGGTTCTGACGGCGGCCACCGCGCTGGCCGCGTTCCTGATCGATCGTCTCGTCGTCCCGGTGCCCAACCCGGCACCGCTGTTCGTCTGCATCGTGGCGCTTGCAAGCTCGGTCAGCGGCATCACCTGTGGGCTGATCAGCGCCGCGATCGCGGTCGCCGGCTCCGCGCTGTTCTTCCTCGACCATCGCGCAATGCCCGGCTATGACGCCTCCGACGTCGCACGGATGCTGATGCTGGCGGCCACAGCCGCCGGCACTGCCGTGATCACGGGATTGCTGCGGCGGAAATGGATCGACGCCTTCGCCGCCGAACAGGAGCATCACGCCACCGCGGGGCGGCTCGCGGCCGCGCTCGACCAGGTCGATATCGGCATCGTGCTGCTCGACTCCGACACCCGCGCCGAATTCATCAACCGCGCCTTTCGCGACTACTTCGCACTGTCAGACGCGCAGGCCGACTCCAAGCCGCCCTTCATTGCGCTGATGTACCACGGCCGCGACACCGGCGCGTGGCAGATGCCCGAAGATGAACTGGGAGCGTTCATAGCCGAGCGCACCGAGAAGATGCGTGCGGGCGATTCCACGCCGATCAACATCAAGCTTGCCGGCGGCGAGGTGCTGCGCTTCAGCTGCACGGCGCTGCCCGACGGCGGCCGCATGCTGAGCTACACGCCGGTGACCGATCTGGTGCGACACACCGACGACCCCGCCGAGGCCGAGTACTATCGCTCGCTGCGCGCCGGCAGCGAACATCATCTGGCGCGGCTGCTGCGCGCCGCCGAGTGAGGCCTCGCGCGCCTTGCACGGCATTTGATCCCGCGCGATCCCGACGATAGAACGTGACAAGCCGCTGGCGCGCATCGCTCAAACGCAGGGTCACTCATGTCCGACGACGTCACCATCCGCTTCGTCACCCGGGATGACTACGCCCAGTGGCTTCCTTTGTGGGACGGTTACAACGCGTTCTACGGACGCTCGGGGCCGACGGCGCTTGCGCCCGAGATCACCGCGGTGACGTGGCAGCGCTTCTTCGACGCCTACGAGCCGGTGCACGCGCTGGTCGCCGACCAGGGCGGCAAGCTGCTCGGGCTCACGCACTATCTGTTTCACCGCTCGACCACGGCGATCGAGCCGACCTGCTATCTGCAGGATCTCTTCACCAGCGAGGCCGCGCGCGGCAAGGGCGTCGGCCGCGCCCTGATCAACGGCGTCTACACGCAGGCGAAGCTCGCGGGCTCGCCGCGGGTCTACTGGCAGACCCATGAGACCAACCACGCCGCGATGCAACTCTACGACAAGGTTGCGGAGAAGCCGGGCTTCGTCATCTACCGCAAGATCTTCTGAGCGCGCCTTCCGGGGCGTGGTGGAAAAGACAGGGTGTCACCGGCGCGTTACAATGCGCGGTTAGGCTTCGCCCTGCGTAAGATCAGGCCCCCCGTCTCGGATCTTCGCCCCGAGCGGTCCCCGTCAGTCGCCGCGTCTGACCGGGACCGCTTTTTTTGCGCCATTGCCATGCGCCATCAGCGGTGGGCCCGCACCTTGCCGGCCCCAGGCGTGCGCGTCACAATTCGCCGCATCTCGCGCCCATCCTACAGGACTGTCTCATGGAAATTCGCAATCTCGGCGGCTCCGGCCTGCGCGTCTCGGCGGTCGGCATCGGCTGCAACAATTTCGGCCAGCGCACCGATCTGGAAACCTCGCGCAAGGTGATCCACAAGGCGATCGATCTCGGCATCACCCTGTTCGACACCGCCGACATCTATGCCGGCCAGGGCGGCTCGGAGACCGTGCTCGGCACCGTGCTGGGCGACCGCCGCAAGGACATCGTGCTCGCCACCAAATACGCCAAGCCGATGGCGGCCGACGGCACCAAACAGGGCGCCTCGCGCCGCTACATCATGTCGGCGGTGGAGGCTAGCCTGACGCGGCTGAAGACCGACTACATCGATCTCTACCAGCAGCACGATTACGATGCGCTGACGCCGATCGACGAAACGCTGCGCGCGCTCGACGATCTCGTCCGCCAGGGCAAGATGCGCTACATCGGCAACTCCAACTTCCCGGCCTGGCGCATCGCGGAAGCCGAGTACGT
The DNA window shown above is from Bradyrhizobium sp. ISRA464 and carries:
- a CDS encoding PAS-domain containing protein, which encodes MRFDWRAISGPVLTAATALAAFLIDRLVVPVPNPAPLFVCIVALASSVSGITCGLISAAIAVAGSALFFLDHRAMPGYDASDVARMLMLAATAAGTAVITGLLRRKWIDAFAAEQEHHATAGRLAAALDQVDIGIVLLDSDTRAEFINRAFRDYFALSDAQADSKPPFIALMYHGRDTGAWQMPEDELGAFIAERTEKMRAGDSTPINIKLAGGEVLRFSCTALPDGGRMLSYTPVTDLVRHTDDPAEAEYYRSLRAGSEHHLARLLRAAE
- a CDS encoding aldo/keto reductase, whose amino-acid sequence is MEIRNLGGSGLRVSAVGIGCNNFGQRTDLETSRKVIHKAIDLGITLFDTADIYAGQGGSETVLGTVLGDRRKDIVLATKYAKPMAADGTKQGASRRYIMSAVEASLTRLKTDYIDLYQQHDYDALTPIDETLRALDDLVRQGKMRYIGNSNFPAWRIAEAEYVARAMNVNRFVSCQDEYSLLVRGIEKDLLPAAQEYNLGLLPFFPLASGLLTGKYRRGAAAPADTRFAKAPALKDRYVTPRNEDIVEKLQAFAKERGHTMLELAFSWLAARPQVSSVIAGATRPEQVEQNVKAISWKLSAEEMAEVDRITKG
- a CDS encoding GNAT family N-acetyltransferase; its protein translation is MSDDVTIRFVTRDDYAQWLPLWDGYNAFYGRSGPTALAPEITAVTWQRFFDAYEPVHALVADQGGKLLGLTHYLFHRSTTAIEPTCYLQDLFTSEAARGKGVGRALINGVYTQAKLAGSPRVYWQTHETNHAAMQLYDKVAEKPGFVIYRKIF
- a CDS encoding DMT family protein, whose product is MPAISPSLLPILMLFASNVFMTFAWYGHLKFKHPLPIVVLVSWGIAFFEYWLAVPANRWGSAVYSAAQLKTMQEVITLVVFACFSVLYLKEPLGWNHVLGFAFIAVGAFFIFHKWN